One Rosa chinensis cultivar Old Blush chromosome 3, RchiOBHm-V2, whole genome shotgun sequence DNA window includes the following coding sequences:
- the LOC112194203 gene encoding pectinesterase — MELLQNVTSTMSQIHDDDGDDPYLNVTIQHCANFLGEIAGVLNWTLSSINQEYTKASSGGYNQSYTTGDVISHARTLLNASHGSQETCMEVLNGTKHSMVAGNLKQVTASIYEIFDMLQMLQGSPDFSKATGAIPIGSTGLDDFKITLKPNVTVSQDGKGDFKLIMDAIAAAPSHPTKYFVILVKKGVYKEYVNINNAKSNIILIGEGKDATIISGSKSAGGGLATFDTATFAVRAQGFVAIDIGFENTAGQHNAQAVALLSGGDHSVFYRCKITGNQDTLLVQAGRQFFRDCQITGTVDFIFGYGTVVFQKCNIYIKKNQIGGTSVIAAHGRNSSTDSSGFSFQFCNIYGDPKVSAVEPTQQGAYLGRSWGIYARTVFMQSSISDVLRPEGWLQRRTDPVDKLYFGEYQNSGPGAALGGRVKWPGFHKMSASDAHKFTVANFIDGNSWLASLGIPYTQGLNPSADPPANPPMAASTSIVTTYKKFISSFYTSD, encoded by the exons ATGGAACTTCTACAAAATGTGACCTCTACCATGTCCCAAAtccatgatgatgatggtgatgatccATATCTTAATGTTACTATTCAACATTGTGCAAATTTCCTTGGCGAAATTGCTGGAGTCTTGAATTGGACCCTTTCTTCGATTAATCAGGAATACACTAAAGCTTCATCTGGAGGTTATAATCAATCTTATACAACAGGTGATGTTATTTCCCATGCGAGGACGTTGTTGAATGCTAGTCATGGCAGCCAAGAAACATGTATGGAAGTGCTCAATGGTACCAAGCACTCCATGGTTGCAGGGAACCTCAAACAAGTGACCGCATCTATCTATGAAATCTTTGATATGTTGCAGATGCTACAAGGTAGTCCTGATTTTTCCAAGGCTACTGGTGCTATACCAATTGGTTCGACTGGACTTGATGACTTCAAGATTACGCTAAAACCAAACGTCACTGTTTCACAAGATGGGAAGGGAGATTTCAAGCTAATAATGGATGCCATCGCGGCTGCACCAAGTCACCCGACTAAGTACTTTGTGATACTTGTTAAGAAAGGGGTTTACAAAGAATATGTGAACATCAACAACGCAAAATCGAATATCATCCTGATTGGAGAGGGTAAGGATGCTACTATCATTTCCGGGAGTAAAAGCGCAGGTGGCGGTTTGGCAACATTTGATACAGCCACATTTG CTGTTAGAGCCCAAGGATTCGTCGCAATTGACATAGGGTTCGAGAACACAGCAGGTCAACATAATGCGCAAGCGGTCGCACTTCTGTCCGGCGGCGACCACTCTGTCTTCTATCGGTGCAAGATTACAGGAAATCAAGACACATTGCTCGTGCAAGCCGGCCGCCAGTTCTTCCGAGACTGCCAAATCACCGGCACTGTCGACTTCATCTTTGGCTACGGCACTGTCGTCTTCCAAAAATGCAACATTTACATCAAGAAAAACCAAATCGGCGGCACTAGTGTCATCGCTGCCCACGGCCGTAACTCCTCAACAGACTCATCCGGCTTTTCATTCCAATTCTGCAATATCTATGGAGACCCTAAGGTGTCCGCTGTGGAGCCAACTCAACAAGGCGCGTACCTCGGTCGGAGTTGGGGCATTTATGCACGAACAGTGTTCATGCAGTCGTCTATAAGTGATGTTCTAAGGCCGGAGGGTTGGCTTCAAAGGCGAACAGATCCTGTAGACAAACTATATTTCGGTGAGTACCAGAATTCTGGGCCTGGTGCGGCGCTTGGAGGCCGAGTGAAGTGGCCTGGTTTTCATAAGATGAGCGCATCTGATGCTCATAAATTTACAGTGGCCAACTTTATTGATGGGAATTCATGGCTAGCTTCGTTAGGTATCCCATACACACAAGGATTGAATCCATCGGCCGATCCGCCGGCCAATCCGCCAATGGCAGCTTCAACAAGCATAGTCACAACCTACAAAAAGTTCATTTCGAGTTTTTACACCAGCGATTGA
- the LOC112192920 gene encoding cactin — translation MGRSSRSRKEASSGRRRRKSDDSDSDSYTDSDDSDSLDSSPSRSSAKRKERSSRSRKSSSRRRNHSDDESYESDDSDEPDRKKKRSSRNVTEEQIAEYLAKKAQKKAARVAKKLKSKTVSGYSNDSNPFGDSNLNETFVWRKKIERDVSHGVPLDVYSVKAEKQRQRDRMAEIEKVKKRREERALEKAQHEEEMALLARERARAEFQDWEKKEEEFHFDQSKMRSEIRLREGRIKPIDVLSKHLDGSDDLDIEINEPYMVFKGLTVKEMEELRDDIKMHLDLDRATPTHIEYWEALLVVCDWELSEARKKDALDRARVRGEEPPAELLAEQRGMHSSIEADVKNLLEGKTYSQLEALQSEIESQMRSGTAKVVEYWEAVLTRLHIFKAKACLKEIHAKMLHKHLQRLEGREDGEEKLDMPDDLQPEEESEPDANGAETYSPEPIEEEIHMAEEEAEEAGSFSPELLHGDENEEVMDPEEDRAILERKRMAVLEEQQRRIQEAMASKPAPPSEDNFEMKAAMKAMGAMEEGDAIFGSGSEVNLDSQVYWWHDKYRPRKPKYFNRVHTGYEWNKYNQTHYDHDNPPPKIVQGYKFNIFYPDLVDKIKAPTYTIEKDGSSSETCIIRFHAGPPYEDIAFRIVNKEWEYSHKKGFKCTFERGILHVYFNFKRYRYRR, via the exons ATGGGACGCAGCAGCAGGAGTAGGAAGGAGGCCTCATCCGGTCGACGCAGACGAAAGTCCGACGACTCCGACTCGGATTCGTACACCGACTCCGACGATTCCGACAGCCTCGACTCCTCTCCGTCGAGGAGTTCCGCCAAGCGCAAGGAGCGAAGCAGTCGCAGCAGAAAGAGCAGCAGCCGCCGCCGGAACCACTCCGACGACGAGTCGTATGAAAGCGACGACAGCGACGAGCCCGACCGCAAGAAGAAGAGGTCGTCGAGGAACGTCACCGAGGAGCAAATCGCCGAGTACTTGGCTAAGAAGGCACAGAAAAAG GCCGCTCGAGTAGCTAAGAAGCTGAAATCGAAGACGGTTTCGGGTTATTCCAATGATTCGAATCCCTTTGGTGATTCCAATCTCAATGAGAC ATTTGTATGGAGAAAGAAGATTGAGCGTGATGTCTCCCACGGCGTGCCACTCGACGTGTATTCAGTTAAAGCTGAGAAGCAAAGACAGAGAGACAGGATG GCTGAGATAGAAAAGGTTAAGAAGAGAAGGGAGGAAAGAGCACTTGAAAAAGCTCAACATGAGGAAGAAATG GCGCTGCTTGCCAGAGAACGCGCTCGGGCTGAGTTCCAAGACtgggagaaaaaagaagaagag TTCCACTTTGATCAAAGCAAAATGAGGTCAGAGATCAGATTGCGTGAAGGGCGTATCAAGCCAATTGATGTACTTTCCAAGCATCTTGATGGCTCAGATGATTTAGATATTGAGATAAATGAGCCATACATGGTTTTCAAG GGCTTGACGGTAAAGGAAATGGAAGAGCTTCGAGATGACATTAAAATGCATCTTGATTTAGACAGGGCAACTCCTACACATATAGAATACTGGGAG GCACTTTTGGTGGTTTGCGATTGGGAGCTATCTGAAGCTCGGAAAAAGGATGCTTTGGATCGAGCTAGGGTTCGTGGGGAGGAACCTCCTGCCGAGTTACTTGCTGAACAAAGAGGCATGCATTCTAGCATTGAAGCAGATGTCAAGAATCTCTTGGAAGGGAAGACTTACAGTCAGTTGGAGGCATTACAGTCTGAAATTGAGTCACAGATGCGTTCTGGTACAGCCAAGGTCGTTGAGTATTGGGAGGCTGTTCTTACACGCCTCCATATATTCAAGGCCAAG GCCTGTTTGAAAGAAATCCATGCTAAAATGTTGCACAAGCATCTGCAGCGCCTTGAGGGACGAGAGGATGGTGAAGAGAAATTGGATATGCCCGATGACTTGCAACCTGAAGAGGAGAGTGAGCCTGATGCTAATG GTGCTGAAACATATTCACCAGAACCCATAGAGGAGGAGATCCACATGGCTGAAGAAGAGGCTGAAGAGGCCGGTTCATTTTCACCTGAACTATTACATGGAGATGAAAATGAGGAAGTGATGGACCCTGAAGAGGATAGGGCTATACTG GAACGCAAGCGCATGGCCGTATTAGAAGAACAACAAAGACGAATTCAAGAGGCTATGGCATCAAAGCCAGCTCCACCATCAGAAGATAACTTTGAGATGAAGGCTGCCATGAAAGCCATGGGTGCCATGGAGGAAGGTGATGCAATATTTGGCTCTGGTTCTGAAGTGAACCTTGACTCACAG GTTTACTGGTGGCACGACAAGTACCGACCTAGAAAGCCGAAATATTTCAACCGTGTTCACACAGGATATGAATGGAACAAGTACAATCAGACCCACTATGATCACGATAACCCACCTCCAAAGATTGTGCAAGGATATAAATTCAACATCTTCTATCCAGACCTTGTTGACAAGATAAAGGCTCCAACTTATACTATTGAGAAGGATGGAAGCAGCAGCGAGACCTGCATTATAAGGTTTCATGCAGGGCCACCTTACGAAGACATT GCATTCCGTATAGTGAACAAAGAATGGGAATACTCTCACAAGAAGGGGTTTAAATGCACATTCGAGCGTGGAATTTTGCACGTATACTTTAACTTCAAACGATACCGGTACCGCAGGTGA
- the LOC112193820 gene encoding wall-associated receptor kinase-like 20, whose protein sequence is MYHKLFSLLPFASCTMVTKGNTIPSLLCSCLFILICLDHLCSSQKTCPDCGSLKVPYPLSTNPGRCGDPDYSLKCDPFSKKLYVPALNGSYYLVLQIMASHQRMVVQPSPWLPGNECVTRDMVVSEGLWLNQSLPFNITSSNTIFLFNCSPRLLVSPLNCTPSSLCHRYLESSGHVDTQRALKCESTLNLCCTFVAGGTPSAYKIRLHSSGCKAFRSILHLDVNKPVDQWQDGLEVQWAPPLEPVCSAQPDCSSTSKCSLTATNGRSRCFCNKGYYWDQVLTTCVKNKRNTKASLSLKVSIGVISFFVLAVVISIITVKRACRLSEQEKLIKAREGMLKSNDKKSARMFHLKEVKKATNGFSKDRILGSGGFGEVYKGELGDGTIVAVKSAKVGNIKSTEQVLNEVGILSQVNHKNLVRLLGYCMEAELPLMLYEYISNGTLSEHLHGKFSTFLEWKSRLRIALQTAEALGYLHSAAHTPIYHRDVKSTNILLDDEFNAKVSDFGLSRLALPGLSHVSTCAQGTLGYLDPEYYKNYQLTDKSDVYSYGVVMLELLTSQKAIDFSRGEDDVNLVIYVSVRASNGAIMEVVDQRLLRDKEPSGNVVGSVKLFLDLALSCLREKKGDRPTMKDVVQELQCIIQNSDQEVLHN, encoded by the coding sequence ATGTACCATAAGCTTTTTTCATTACTTCCCTTTGCTTCATGCACAATGGTAACCAAGGGAAACACAATACCAAGCCTACTGTGCAGCTGTCTCTTCATCCTTATTTGCCTAGATCATCTCTGCTCTTCCCAAAAGACTTGCCCGGACTGTGGCTCCCTTAAAGTCCCATATCCACTAAGCACAAACCCCGGCCGTTGTGGTGATCCGGACTACTCTCTCAAATGTGACCCCTTCTCTAAGAAACTCTATGTCCCTGCCCTTAATGGAAGTTACTATCTAGTGCTTCAAATTATGGCCTCGCACCAGCGTATGGTGGTACAACCATCCCCATGGCTGCCAGGAAATGAGTGTGTTACTCGAGACATGGTGGTGAGTGAAGGCCTCTGGTTAAACCAGTCACTTCCTTTCAACATCACTTCATCAAACACCATCTTTCTCTTCAACTGCTCTCCGCGGCTCTTGGTTTCTCCTCTGAATTGCACTCCCTCTAGTCTTTGTCACCGCTACTTGGAAAGCTCGGGGCATGTTGACACACAACGAGCACTCAAGTGTGAGAGCACCCTCAACCTTTGCTGCACATTTGTTGCTGGTGGAACACCTTCAGCATACAAGATTCGGCTTCACAGTTCAGGTTGCAAAGCCTTTAGAAGCATTCTTCATTTGGACGTAAACAAGCCTGTTGATCAATGGCAAGATGGATTGGAAGTTCAATGGGCTCCCCCACTTGAACCGGTTTGTAGTGCACAGCCTGATTGTTCTAGCACTTCTAAATGTTCACTTACTGCTACAAATGGCCGCTCTCGCTGCTTCTGCAACAAGGGGTACTACTGGGATCAAGTTCTAACAACTTGTGTGAAGAACAAGAGAAACACCAAAGCTAGCCTGAGTTTAAAGGTCTCAATTGGGGTAATCTCCTTTTTTGTTCTAGCTGTGGTTATATCCATAATTACAGTAAAAAGGGCCTGCAGATTGTCTGAGCAGGAAAAGCTTATAAAAGCGAGAGAAGGCATGTTGAAGAGCAATGATAAGAAATCAGCTAGAATGTTTCACTTGAAAGAAGTTAAGAAAGCCACTAATGGATTCTCTAAAGACCGAATTTTAGGGAGTGGTGGTTTTGGAGAAGTGTACAAAGGAGAGCTTGGAGATGGGACTATAGTGGCTGTGAAGTCAGCTAAAGTGGGAAACATAAAGAGCACAGAACAAGTATTAAATGAAGTTGGGATTCTATCCCAAGTCAATCACAAGAACCTGGTCAGACTCTTGGGTTACTGCATGGAAGCCGAACTGCCACTGATGCTCTATGAGTACATTTCAAATGGGACACTTAGTGAGCATTTACATGGTAAGTTTTCCACATTTCTTGAATGGAAAAGTAGGCTGAGAATTGCTTTACAAACTGCAGAAGCATTGGGATACTTACATTCTGCTGCTCACACTCCCATCTACCATAGAGATGTCAAGTCAACCAATATATTACTTGATGATGAATTCAATGCAAAAGTATCAGATTTCGGGCTCTCCAGGTTGGCTCTTCCGGGGTTGAGTCATGTCTCAACTTGTGCTCAGGGTACATTGGGGTACTTAGACCCTGAGTATTACAAAAACTACCAATTGACTGATAAAAGTGATGTTTATAGTTATGGGGTTGTGATGCTTGAGCTTTTGACATCACAGAAAGCCATTGATTTCTCGCGTGGCGAAGATGATGTGAATCTAGTCATTTATGTGAGTGTAAGAGCCAGCAATGGTGCGATTATGGAAGTTGTGGATCAGCGGCTGCTTAGAGATAAAGAGCCTTCAGGGAATGTTGTGGGAAGTGTAAAGCTTTTCTTAGATCTTGCTCTTTCTTGTCTGAGGGAAAAGAAGGGAGATAGACCAACCATGAAGGATGTTGTTCAAGAACTGCAGTGCATAATCCAAAATTCAGATCAAGAAGTGCTTCATAATTAA
- the LOC112193615 gene encoding peptidyl-prolyl cis-trans isomerase FKBP16-4, chloroplastic isoform X2 → MELFFLPYHHHNPTLLHKPFFSAPITSKRLPKRNSQVLPCQCSSSSSSDDDTKPNHQSLHSEGRRALIGSLLTSAAGIYVCDVAEAVSTSRRAVHYVAKWKGITFMTSRQGLGVGGGTPYGFDVGQSEKGSVLKGLDIGVKGMRVGGQRLLIVPPELAYGSKGVQEIPPNATIELDVELLAIKQSPFGSPVKIVEG, encoded by the exons ATGGagctcttctttcttccttaCCACCATCACAACCCAACTCTGCTTCACAAGCCTTTCTTCTCTGCACCCATTACAA GCAAGAGGCTCCCCAAGAGGAATTCACAGGTCTTACCATGTCAAtgctcatcttcttcctcatcagATGATGATACAAAACCAAACCACCAATCATTACACTCTGAGGGAAGGAGGGCTTTGATTGGCTCTCTCTTAACATCAG CTGCTGGCATTTATGTGTGTGATGTGGCTGAGGCTGTCAGTACAAGTAGGAGAGCT GTTCATTATGTTGCAAAGTGGAAGGGTATCACTTTCATGACAAGTAGACAAGGACTTGGTGTTGGTGGAGGAACG CCATACGGATTTGATGTAGGCCAATCTGAGAAGGGATCAGTCCTCAAGGGGTTAGATATTGGTGTAAAAGGCATGCGGGTAGGAGGCCAG AGATTGCTCATAGTTCCTCCTGAGCTGGCATATGGAAGCAAAGGAGTCCAAGAAATCCCTCCAAATGCAACAATAGAG TTGGACGTTGAATTACTGGCCATCAAACAAAGCCCATTTGG GTCTCCTGTAAAAATTGTTGAAGGTTAA
- the LOC112193615 gene encoding peptidyl-prolyl cis-trans isomerase FKBP16-4, chloroplastic isoform X1 — MELFFLPYHHHNPTLLHKPFFSAPITSKRLPKRNSQVLPCQCSSSSSSDDDTKPNHQSLHSEGRRALIGSLLTSAAGIYVCDVAEAVSTSRRALRGAKIPEEEFTTLPNGLKYYDLKVGNGTEAVTGSRVAVHYVAKWKGITFMTSRQGLGVGGGTPYGFDVGQSEKGSVLKGLDIGVKGMRVGGQRLLIVPPELAYGSKGVQEIPPNATIELDVELLAIKQSPFGSPVKIVEG, encoded by the exons ATGGagctcttctttcttccttaCCACCATCACAACCCAACTCTGCTTCACAAGCCTTTCTTCTCTGCACCCATTACAA GCAAGAGGCTCCCCAAGAGGAATTCACAGGTCTTACCATGTCAAtgctcatcttcttcctcatcagATGATGATACAAAACCAAACCACCAATCATTACACTCTGAGGGAAGGAGGGCTTTGATTGGCTCTCTCTTAACATCAG CTGCTGGCATTTATGTGTGTGATGTGGCTGAGGCTGTCAGTACAAGTAGGAGAGCT CTAAGAGGAGCAAAAATACCTGAGGAAGAATTTACAACCCTTCCTAATGGTCTAAA GTACTATGACTTGAAGGTTGGGAATGGAACTGAGGCAGTGACAGGATCCCGGGTTGCA GTTCATTATGTTGCAAAGTGGAAGGGTATCACTTTCATGACAAGTAGACAAGGACTTGGTGTTGGTGGAGGAACG CCATACGGATTTGATGTAGGCCAATCTGAGAAGGGATCAGTCCTCAAGGGGTTAGATATTGGTGTAAAAGGCATGCGGGTAGGAGGCCAG AGATTGCTCATAGTTCCTCCTGAGCTGGCATATGGAAGCAAAGGAGTCCAAGAAATCCCTCCAAATGCAACAATAGAG TTGGACGTTGAATTACTGGCCATCAAACAAAGCCCATTTGG GTCTCCTGTAAAAATTGTTGAAGGTTAA
- the LOC112193614 gene encoding protein CHUP1, chloroplastic, which yields MESSTSKVEMLKPVLLKAAIPLALSVAGFIYARILAQRSTHSKESLFESDQVSSLETNSQESRDEDNFNSFSCTCTLSMEESLEINDYKPKLEEEISRLRSRLEDHSYCDMKERESALMELRNTLLLEMARVEFMDREVSFMEAESHRLEELVGEYLKVLEQFEEWKSENQLLQRQVKMLMTQASVQASTIREQDLKLEAREAEVGRVHDELETRKTVAKTLEDEIGELRMILDQLQDEKKGLLEKLELKENSASSISEIEGERIKIEDRTRLSEELEQLQKDRAAEHMELINLRWSNACLRHELMKNNAQQEHGNEQKNSHLETDSEVSIEIGNYGLEQELAAGTASEQNVNEPCLGNVSTDQARSKRRKLFGRLKRWVDGSDQKGRGRVMDEKERREEAVKCFGRHSVSDDAEEHHHTRRSCSSA from the exons ATGGAGAGCTCAACATCAAAGGTAGAGATGTTGAAGCCAGTCCTGCTTAAAGCTGCGATTCCTTTAGCTTTGTCTGTGGCTGGTTTCATCTATGCCAGGATTCTGGCTCAAAGAAGTACTCATTCGAAAGAGTCTTTATTCGAAAGTGATCAGGTAAGCTCCTTGGAGACTAATTCTCAAGAGTCTAGAGATGAGGATAACTTTAATAGCTTTAGCTGTACATGCACACTTTCTATGGAAGAAAGTCTGGAGATTAATGATTATAAACCCAAATTGGAAGAAGAGATTTCACGCCTAAGAAGCCGTCTCGAAGATCACAGCTACTGTGACatgaaagagagagaatcaGCACTTATGGAGCTAAGGAACACGTTGTTATTGGAGATGGCTCGTGTTGAGTTCATGGATAGAGAGGTTTCGTTCATGGAGGCTGAGAGCCACAGGCTTGAGGAGTTGGTAGGAGAATATTTGAAGGTTTTGGAGCAATTTGAAGAGTGGAAATCAGAAAATCAATTGCTTCAGAGGCAGGTTAAGATGCTTATGACACAAGCAAGTGTGCAAGCAAGCACAATTCGAGAACAGGATTTGAAGCTTGAAGCCAGAGAAGCAGAAGTTGGGAGGGTTCATGATGAACTAGAAACAAGGAAAACAGTCGCCAAGACATTGGAGGATGAAATTGGGGAGCTAAGAATGATTTTGGACCAATTGCAGGATGAGAAAAAGGGGCTTTTGGAAAAACTTGAGTTGAAAGAAAATTCAGCTTCCTCAATCTCCGAG ATTGAAGGAGAAAGGATCAAAATTGAGGACCGCACTCGGCTTTCAGAGGAATTAGAGCAGCTACAGAAGGATCGTGCAGCCGAGCATATGGAACTGATTAACCTGAGGTGGAGCAATGCTTGCTTAAGGCACGAGTTGATGAAGAACAATGCACAACAAGAACATGGTAATGAGCAGAAGAATAGTCATTTGGAAACAGATTCTGAAGTAAGCATAGAGATTGGAAATTATGGGCTTGAGCAAGAATTAGCTGCTGGCACGGCTTCGGAGCAAAATGTCAATGAGCCTTGCTTGGGAAATGTAAGCACTGATCAGGCTCGTTCGAAAAGGCGCAAGTTATTTGGAAGGCTTAAAAGATGGGTGGACGGCAGTGATCAGAAGGGCAGAGGAAGAGTAATGGATGAGAAAGAAAGGCGTGAAGAAGCAGTCAAGTGTTTTGGGAGGCATTCTGTTTCAGATGATGCAGAGGAACATCATCATACAAGGAGGTCTTGCTCTAGTGCATGA
- the LOC112192424 gene encoding threonine dehydratase biosynthetic, chloroplastic gives MEALHLSSVQSRILAPKRFESFPLGTQKVSTRRPNNPLFITATLSRPTAEISAEPSSSSASSLPHLLTSSSPPNRVSTSSLQYEQGFLGAVPDRTVANGNNDIVDALGSLTNILTSKVYDVAIESPLELATKLSERLGVNIWLKREDLQPVFSFKLRGAYNMMAKIPREQLDRGVICSSAGNHAQGVALSAKKLGCNAVIAMPVTTPEIKWQSVERLGATVVLIGDSYDEAQAYAKKRAKEEGRSFIPPFDHPDIIMGQGTVGMEVMRQTKEPLHAIFVPVGGGGLIAGIAAYVKRLSPEVKIIGVEPSDANAMALSLHHGERIMLDQVGGFADGVAVKEVGEETFRICKELIDGVVLVSRDAICGSIKDMFEETRSILEPAGALALAGAEAYCKYYGLKGENVVAITSGANMNFDKLRVVTELANVGRQQEAVLATVMPEVPGSFKHFCELVGPMNISEFKYRYNSDKKAVVLYSVGVHTASELEAMQERLESSQLKTINLTKSDLVKDHLRYLMGGRTNVENEVLCRFVFPERPGALMKFLDTFSPRWNISLFHYRGQGETGANVLVGIQVSKSKIDEFHSRANSLGYDYVVVTNDIDFELLMH, from the exons ATGGAGGCCCTTCACCTTAGCTCAGTTCAGTCCCGTATTCTCGCACCAAAACGGTTTGAATCATTCCCTCTCGGGACACAAAAGGTTAGCACACGCCGTCCCAACAATCCATTGTTCATCACTGCCACATTGTCCCGACCAACAGCTGAGATTTCCGCTGAACCCTCCTCGTCCTCTGCATCTAGCCTGCCTCACCTCCTGACTTCGTCATCGCCTCCCAATCGGGTCTCTACTAGTTCCTTACAGTATGAACAAGGTTTTCTTGGGGCAGTACCTGACCGTACAGTTGCTAATGGAAACAACGACATCGTTGACGCTCTGGGATCTTTGACAAACATATTGACGTCAAAAGTGTATGACGTGGCAATTGAATCGCCTTTGGAGCTGGCAACCAAGCTATCCGAGCGGTTGGGAGTGAACATTTGGCTCAAAAGGGAAGATTTGCAGCCG GTGTTTTCGTTCAAGCTTCGTGGAGCTTATAATATGATGGCTAAGATTCCAAGGGAACAATTGGACAGAGGAGTTATATGCTCGTCGGCTGGGAACCATGCACAAGGAGTTGCATTGTCCGCCAAGAAATTGGGTTGCAATGCAGTCATTGCAATGCCGGTAACTACTCCAGAAATTAAG TGGCAATCTGTGGAGAGATTGGGAGCCACAGTTGTACTTATAGGTGATTCCTATGATGAGGCTCAAGCTTATGCTAAGAAGCGAGCTAAGGAGGAGGGACGGAGCTTCATACCTCCTTTTGATCACCCAGACATTATTATGGGTCAGGGAACAGTTGGAATGGAGGTTATGCGTCAAACAAAAGAGCCATTGCATGCAATTTTTGTGCCGGTTGGGGGTGGTGGCCTAATAGCTGGTATTGCCGCATACGTTAAGAGGCTGTCTCCAGAG GTAAAGATTATTGGTGTGGAGCCCTCGGATGCGAATGCAATGGCATTATCCTTGCATCACGGAGAGAGAATAATGTTGGACCAAGTTGGAGGTTTTGCAGATGGTGTAGCAGTGAAAGAGGTGGGTGAAGAAACCTTTCGGATATGCAAAGAATTGATAGATGGTGTAGTTCTCGTGAGTCGTGACGCCATCTGTGGTTCAATAAAG GATATGTTTGAGGAGACTAGAAGCATTTTAGAACCAGCAGGTGCTCTTGCTCTTGCTGGAGCTGAAGCATACTGCAAGTATTATGGTCTTAAAGGAGAAAATGTTGTTGCAATTACCAGCGGGGCAAATATGAACTTTGATAAACTGAGAGTGGTGACTGAACTCGCGAATGTTGGTCGGCAACAAGAGGCTGTACTCGCAACAGTTATGCCAGAGGTGCCTGGGAGCTTTAAACATTTCTGTGAGCTG GTCGGCCCAATGAATATTAGTGAATTCAAATACAGATATAACTCTGATAAAAAGGCTGTCGTACTGTACAG TGTTGGTGTGCACACAGCTTCTGAACTTGAAGCAATGCAAGAGCGCTTGGAGTCTTCTCAACTCAAAACGATCAATCTCACGAAAAGTGACTTGGTTAAAGATCACTTGCGTTACTTG ATGGGGGGCAGAACAAATGTTGAAAATGAGGTTCTTTGTCGCTTTGTCTTCCCAGAAAGGCCTGGTGCTTTGATGAAGTTCTTGGACACCTTTAGTCCACGTTGGAATATTAGTTTGTTCCACTACCGCGGACAG GGTGAAACTGGGGCAAATGTCTTGGTTGGAATCCAAGTTTCCAAGAGCAAGATTGATGAGTTCCATTCGCGTGCCAATTCACTTGGGTATGACTATGTAGTAGTGACCAATGATATAGACTTCGAGCTTTTGATGCATTGA